A genome region from Thalassotalea euphylliae includes the following:
- a CDS encoding DUF3014 domain-containing protein yields the protein MTESQPLSSETSEKPESKSNSLAILLAVIVALGAASYLYFSGEKTVPAPTEPVVVPQPEVVVEPEVQEVIEEVVEVAPEPIVELPQIIEEPVVEEVPKVELPLLDNSDSWVKQKLSELTWRKELLRLVIDDDMVRRLVVFTDNFAQGLVSYEYSPLTQPKTKFSATELNADTQPADTTLNSVDNLDNSSVNAMAKQQWLWNDAQSARFKLYVDLLRSFEPEQLATWYFELKPLIDQAYGELGYEDQDFTEVLQDALVRVLDMEFPNDDVVLVRPSVMYKYAEQDLEQLPEADKLLLRVGKDNLLVIKSFLLEFSDALARAQAEQ from the coding sequence ATGACAGAATCTCAGCCGTTATCATCAGAAACCTCAGAAAAACCAGAAAGTAAATCCAATAGTTTGGCCATTTTATTGGCAGTTATCGTCGCTCTTGGTGCGGCTAGTTACCTTTATTTTTCAGGCGAGAAAACAGTGCCTGCGCCGACTGAACCGGTTGTTGTACCGCAGCCAGAAGTAGTTGTAGAGCCAGAAGTCCAAGAGGTGATTGAAGAAGTCGTTGAAGTGGCTCCCGAGCCAATAGTCGAACTACCTCAAATTATTGAAGAGCCTGTTGTTGAAGAAGTACCTAAAGTAGAATTGCCGCTGCTCGATAATAGCGACAGCTGGGTAAAGCAAAAGCTTTCTGAATTAACTTGGCGTAAAGAGCTACTGAGATTAGTTATTGATGACGACATGGTACGTCGTCTTGTGGTGTTTACTGACAACTTTGCACAAGGCCTAGTTTCATACGAATACAGCCCACTTACCCAGCCGAAAACTAAGTTTTCTGCGACAGAATTAAACGCTGACACACAGCCAGCTGATACAACCCTAAATTCTGTTGATAATCTAGATAACAGTAGCGTAAATGCCATGGCGAAGCAGCAATGGCTTTGGAATGATGCTCAGTCGGCACGATTCAAGTTATATGTTGATTTATTGCGCTCATTTGAACCAGAGCAACTGGCAACGTGGTACTTTGAGTTGAAGCCATTAATAGATCAAGCTTATGGTGAATTAGGCTATGAAGATCAAGATTTTACCGAAGTACTCCAAGATGCCTTGGTAAGAGTGTTGGATATGGAGTTTCCTAACGATGATGTCGTTTTAGTTAGACCGAGCGTAATGTACAAATATGCTGAGCAAGACTTAGAGCAATTACCTGAAGCGGATAAGCTTTTATTGCGAGTAGGCAAAGATAATTTGTTAGTGATTAAATCATTCCTACTTGAATTTAGCGACGCCTTAGCTCGCGCCCAAGCCGAGCAGTAA